CAGTGGGCGTTCACCCTGACGGACTGTACGATGTGTGTCCAGTTATCGGATCGGCCACGGATTTCGTCGTCGCTCGTCATACGGCAACTGAAATCACTGTTCAGCTATTTACCGACTTTGACTGGGTCGACTTCGACTGGACAACCCTCGTGTCTGAGGATCCCATTCGGGTGCTTGCGGTCTACGCGCATCGTTCCGACAACGACGTGGTGCTGACTTATGAAGGGACCGGAGGCGATGCGCTGACGCTGCAGTCTCTGCGCATGGACGTCACTACCGGCGGCAACGTCACTAGTCCTGTTCTTTCGTTCAACGAGATTCTAGGCGCCTGGGTTCAGGTCGGGCACTGCCGCGTTGCTGCAAACACCGTCGCGCTGGTGACGGAAGTCCAGCTCGAAGACCATCATAACGCCGTACTCGCCCCGCTGCGGTGGTCACACGGCATCGCTTTCCGTGCGATCAACTCTAACGACGCCACGCGACAGGGCGAAGAGCACTTCGTGCATCATATGTCGCTGCAGTCACGACCGTGGATGTACCTCAACGGCACCTCGACTACGGGGGCTCCCGAGGTGTACGCCCTCGCTTCGTACCGCAGTACAGTGGAAGCGGAGGACTGGACTCAGGCGAAGTACCTCGTGCTGTGCTTCGACTATCCACTTTGGGACTCCAGTGACTCGCTTACCCTCCGCCCCCGCCCCATTTGCACGGTCGAGGGGCTGGGGTTTGCCGACGCACGCACGTCGGGCTGGATGCCGGACGCTGGAGCGTTCTCGGCCACGGTACATCAGACTGGCCCCTCGAAGCGGATGAACCACATCTCGAACGTGGCGCTACCTCCTTCCTCGGGGTACGAAGCCAAGACGCGCACGATCGCTGCCGGATTCTACGCGCGGATCAAGACGACGCATGTGTTCAACGAAATCGCATCTCAGGATGGACAAGCGTTCCAGCCCGAACTGTGCGGGATCAACGGCATCGTGGTGTACATGGAAGAGGGATGGCAGCGCCCTCGAAACGACTCGTATACGCTGCCGCTTACGAATGAGAGGCGGCCCAACATCCGTCCGATGTGTCTCCCGATCGAGGCGGGTAGGGCCACGATCTTCGGCGGGGGCACCCTCTACAGCTACGACGGGGAAATGGTCACGGAACTAGGGTTCATGTGGCCGCCGGAAATCAACTTCATCGGTGGAAACACCGAAGGAGATGTAACGGCCCTCGGCACCTATCTGGTGTACTCGTGCTGGTCGTGGACGGACGCAGCGGGGCAGATCCATCGCAGCGGACCTAGCAACATCGCAGAGATCACTCTCACCGGAAGCAACCAGACGATCGCCACCCGACACAAGACGCTGTCCTTGTCGTTGAAGGACAGTATCGAAAGGTACCCCCAGGCCACGAACATCCAACTCGAAGTGTACCGCACCCTCAATAACGAGACGACCTTCTACCGCGTATTCGGCGCCGACCGTCCCCCGTATCGCGTGCAAGACACCCCCCTGAACGATCCGACGGTGCCTTACGTGGATGTCCTCGACGGGGTAAGTGATGTCGAACTGGCTCTCCGAGACTCCGGCCCGTACCAGTTCTCGCCGGGGACGACCGTTCTCGAAATCCCGCTGCCTCAGACCCCGCCCCCGATGTCTGTGTTGGCAACGTGGCAAAACCGCATCTGGGGTGTGAGCGCTGTTGACCCGGCGGTCATCTATTACTCGGACGAGATCGGGCCAGACCTAGGAGCGCAAGGGTCTGCGGCGTACGCGGGACCGGTGTTCGGATCCGATCAGTTCTTCCGCATCGGAGAAGTAGGCCAGATTACGGCTATGATGCCGATGAATAACGCCATGATCATCTTCACGGCGACGTCGATTTACGGCATGGTAGCCCAGGATGCCGGTGGAGGTCTCCTCACACTGCAGGTCGAAGTCCTACATGAGGGGACCGGCTGCATCGAACCGCGCTCCCTTGTCCTCGCCCCTCCCGGCATCTTTTTCCAAAGCGCCAAGGGATATTACATCCTCGATCGTGGACGTCAGCTAGATTACGCTTCTGCTGGCGCTGAAATCGAGGATGACGTCCGGCTTGGAGGCAATGTGCGCGCCGCCCTCCTCCTCAAGGACCGGCATCTGATTACTCTAGTTGTCAACGGAGAGGCCGAGGACGACGGGGAGGGGGGAGTTACCACGCACCCGCGCCTCCTTCACTACAACTACTTTTACAGGCGCTGGACCACCTCGAACATTGTTCCGACGTCAACGGACGCTCGACTGAGCGAGCTGGTGGACGGGATCTCCTGGGGAGGGCGTGGTGACGAGGACGCGCAGGTCTTGCTTGCGCAAGGCGCGCTTCTCGTAGAGCGCAGGGTCGGGGATTCGCTTGCTTACACCGACCGAACCTCCACGGGCGATGTCGGCATCCCGATCGACCTGCGCACCAGCTGGTTCCACGCGGCTGGTATCTTGGGCTACCAGAGGATCAAGAGTATAGTGATCCAGGGCGCCAAGCCTAACAACAGTCAGTACAACGTTGACCTGGATTACGTACGTTCTGGCGACTATGACTCCCCCGAGACTGAGACCGGCCTAACCGTGACCTCCATCTCACCCGCTCGCGCCCGTGTCCGTCCTTCCATTCAGAAGTGCTCCGCCATCCGCGTCCGTATCTACGAAGACGCGGGGGTGACCTCCCTCGAAAACCTGAGCTTGTCCGGGCTGGTCTTCGAGGTCGGTCTCAAGAAGGGCCCAGGCCGCATCCCCCCGGCGCAGATTGTGACGTAACCCATGGTTTCTGCAGCTCCTAATCTCTGGGATATGTCCGGCGAGGCCAAGCAGACCCGCCTCGACTCGTTCAACCCCGTCCGCGGCGGGTACAACGTCAACAACTATTCTGAGCTGGCGAACCAGGCGCGCGAGCCGGGGTTCGATGCGCAGAATCACGCCCTGAACATGTACGGCAACATGGCGGCAGGACGCGGTCCGAGCGTCGCCGAGGCACAGCTGCGCATGGGGCAGAACCAGGCCAACGCGCAGGCGATGGCACTGGCCGGCCGCGCACGCGGCGGAAACTCCGCAGGCGCGATGCAGCAAGCCCTCGCAGCGCAAGGCGGCGGAAACCAGATGGTGAACCAGCAGGCTGCCATGCTACGCGCTCAGGAGCAGCAGCAAGCGATGGCTGCGTACGGCGCCATGGCCAGTCAGATGTACAACCAGGGCTACAACTACGACGCGCTTGCCGGCTCTCAGGCATTGGGCTGGGACCAGAACTCGCTCGGCTGGTACACCGGCAAGGGCAACATGGATCTACAGCGCGACAACATGCGTCAGAACTTCAACCTGACGTTGGCCAATGCCGGCATCGGAGCGGCAGGGGCCGTCCTCGGCGGACTGGGCACGATGTCGGACGAAAGGGCGAAAACTAATATTCGCCCCACGATGGCCAAGGGCGGCGTGAAGGAATGCAACTCCAGCGGGTACTGCAACGTCGGCACCGGCGAGAGGCACCGCAAGTGCGCAGAAGGGTCAGTGCTGCGGAACGGAAAGTGCGTCCCGGTCCCTTCGGTATACTCCGACGAAGGCGCGAAGACCAACGTCAACAACACCTCCTCGTCGATGAACGCGACTGAGGCCATTGGTGCGCTGACGCCAGTGTCGTACGAGTACAAGCCTGGGTACGGAGCGCCCGGGCAGCGAGTTGGAGTCATCGCGCAGGACATGGAGAAGACCCCGGCCGGCGCTGCAATCGTCAACAACACCCCGTACGGCAAGACGCTGGATGTGGGCGGCATGGCCTCCCTCGCCCTTGCGGCTCAGGCCGAGGAGCTGCAGCGGAACAAAGAACGGGATGCAAAGATCGCTGAGTTGGAGGCCATGCTTCAAAGCGGAACCCCGGTTGCCGCGAATAGGCGAGTGAACGTGAACCGAGCAACTAACCTTGTCGGCCCGTCTGCAGCGATGGACGGATATTGGGACCGCCGCCTCGGGGACCGTGGGGGCATCTATGGCTGATCCGCGGTACATGAATACCCGCGACTTCTCTACTGCGGATCTCCCCGACGTCGACGAACCGAAGGCACGCCCTGTCGTTCCTCCGCAGTCCGCTGCGTTCGGTGATTCAATGTTCACCGCTCCTGGGGCTGAAGATACTGTGGAGGCGCAGATTGCCCGTGCTACTCGAGCCTCGATGGATCGAGATGCGGAAGAGGCAGCCGCGACGCTTCAAGCTAACCGTTCTCCCGAAGTGCCGAACGCAGACCCGAGTGGGATGTATCAGGCGGGCAACGTCGTCGCGCAAGGCGGCGTAGCGTCGGACTCCCTCGCGCTACAGAATATGCAGGCAGTCGCGACGCGGGGCGGGCGTATGGTCACGGTCAACGATCCCCTGCATAACGCAGTGCGACGTTACGACAAAAAGGCGACCGCAGCTGACGCGATGGCCGAGAGCACCCTCGGACCTCAAGAGGTTGCGAAGGAAGACTATGCGACGGCAATTCGCGACCACGCTATCGACCAGATGAAGACGTACAACCTGCAGGCCCGCGAAATGGAGGAGAGGGCGGCAAAGCAGCAGGAAAGCATCGCGATGCAGCAGCAGATCAATCGCGATTACGAGGCCGCCCGCGACAAGACCGTGAAGGCACTCAGCAGCGGCACCCCCGAAGACCCCGGCGCATTCTGGGCCTCTCGCAAGGGATGGCAAAAGGTCGCGCTGATTATGTCGGCTGCGATGAAGGGATGGCTGCAGGGTCAGGGCATGTCGGTCGACCCGATGGCCGACATCCGAGCTGGGATCGAAATGAATGTCGAGGCGCAGCGCCAGAACCGCGCCCGTCTTGGTGAGGTGCTGTCTGCGCGCGAGCGCCAGGTAGCAGCAGCTCACGCCAACCTCGAAGAGATGCAGTCCGTCTTCGAAGACCAGACCTCGCGTGATCTCGCGGTGCGAGACGCGTATGAAAAGGCTGCGATCGCTGAGATGCAGAAGTACCAGGCCCAGTTCAATCTGGATATGGTCCCGGTCGAGGCGAAGAAGATCATGTCGGAAATGCTGAACATCAACGCCAAGACCCAGCTCGAACGCGAGGCGCTGATTGCGAAGCACTCGAACAAGCAGGTTTGGCGCGCCAATCCGAACGTCACTGTGCGTGGGCGCGATGGAAACCTCTACACCGTGTCTGCGCAGGACGCCCGCAAGATGGCTGATACCTACGCAAAGGAAAGCAGCGCTCAGCTCAACATGGGTGCCGCGGGTGTCATCGATGCCGCGAAGACGCAGTACGGTGCAGAGAGCGCGAAGTCGACGTGGATGGCGAAGCTAAACGCGAAGGTCGAGGCGAGCAAGGGCGAGAAGAAGCCGGAGCAGCAGCGCCTCGAATATGCGCAAAAGAAGGACATCATGAACTCCTCGGCAAAGCATCTTTCGGATGCGATTGAAGAGTTCAACAAGGAGTGGGCCGGACGCGATATCCCTGGCATCACTGCAGTGGTCGGATCGCACAGCTTTGGCGATCGAGAGACTATTTCTCGGGTTCGCCAGCAACTTCGCAATATTCGTTATTTGTACATCCAAGCGGTCACCGGCGCGTCTTCTCCGAAGGAGATGGACGAGAGCATGCTCAAGTCTCTTGACGATCCGTGGGGCGGTGATGCCGATGTGTGGGGGTCGCTTGCTGCCATGCAGAGCGACGCCTCCAACCGAGTCGCCTCGATCGCCGCAGCGGCTCAGCAACCCCTCGTCGAAGAGTTGGCCGGACGAGGGCAGCAGACGCCCGGAGGCAAGACCACCTCGCAAGAAACTCTTGAGAACACTCAAGGCCAGCCGGACTTCGACATCAGCCTGGACGAGTAAATGGCAGTCAAGGTACGCACAGCTGACGGGGCGGTAACTACTGTCTCCGCGAAGCAGGCCCAGGAAGGCGCGCTTCGCGGAGATCTGCAGATTCTAGATCGTTCCGTCCGCGTCAAGCTCGGCAACCGCACGGGCACCATTTCCTCCGCGGATCTGACCAAGGCTACCGCGAAGGGGTGGGCGATCGTCGATGACGAGGAGGCTGAAGAGCTTCGACTCGAACGGGAGCAGAGCACCCTCGGCAACAAGGCACTTGCGGTCGGCGAACAGGTCGCCAGCGATCTTACGCTAGGAGGTACCCGCCTCCTCGAAGAAAGCCTCGGCGTCGACCCGAAGGCGATGGCCGCCCGAAACAAGGCCGCCGGTGTGGCTGCCGACATCGCAGGCGTCGGAGCCCAGATTGCCGCAGGTGTCCTCTCGGGTGGTGCTTCGGCAGCCGTCGAGGCAGGCGCAGCGGCGGGAGCCAAGGCGGCAGGCAAGGGCCTCGTGGCACGCACCCTCGCCAAGACTCCAGCGGGCATGGCCGTTCGCGCGGGCGAGAAGGTCGCAGCCCGCGTACTTCCCGGAGCTACCGGGCTCAAGAAAGCAATCCCCCTCGCCACCGGGCAGTTCGTCGAGGGCATCGGGTACGGAGCAGGCGCAGAGATTGACGAGAGCGTCCTTGGGCAACGCGACATCGCAGTGGAGCAGATCGCCGCTGCGGGTGTAATGCAGGGCATCCTCGGAGGCACACTCGGACTTGCCGGCGAGGGGTTGGCGAAGGTAGCGGCGAGCCGGAAGAAGGTGCGCGCTACTGACGTCGAAGAGGTCTTTCAACGAGGTATCGGAAATACCGACGAGGTCGTGCACACTCCGCCCGGTCGAATTGCGAAGGTGCTAGCAGCAGGGACGGGAGCCGATTCGGCCGACGTGCAGCGCATGGTCGATATGTCGAACAGCCCTGCGATGCGTGATCTAGTGCTTGCAAGCCCGGCCGACATCGCAAGGAAGACGAGCGACGAAGCAG
This DNA window, taken from Deltaproteobacteria bacterium, encodes the following:
- a CDS encoding tail fiber domain-containing protein, giving the protein MSGEAKQTRLDSFNPVRGGYNVNNYSELANQAREPGFDAQNHALNMYGNMAAGRGPSVAEAQLRMGQNQANAQAMALAGRARGGNSAGAMQQALAAQGGGNQMVNQQAAMLRAQEQQQAMAAYGAMASQMYNQGYNYDALAGSQALGWDQNSLGWYTGKGNMDLQRDNMRQNFNLTLANAGIGAAGAVLGGLGTMSDERAKTNIRPTMAKGGVKECNSSGYCNVGTGERHRKCAEGSVLRNGKCVPVPSVYSDEGAKTNVNNTSSSMNATEAIGALTPVSYEYKPGYGAPGQRVGVIAQDMEKTPAGAAIVNNTPYGKTLDVGGMASLALAAQAEELQRNKERDAKIAELEAMLQSGTPVAANRRVNVNRATNLVGPSAAMDGYWDRRLGDRGGIYG